DNA from Castellaniella sp. MT123:
TGGAAGGCCTTTTCGTAATCGCGCAGGCCGTATTTTCCCTTGGCAGGCCACAGAAAATCCGGCATTCCTTCGATGCTCAGGTCCCGCTGCTGGAACACGGCGTAGACATCAATCACCGAGTCAACATCCGCCCCGGCCGGAGTGTATTGTTTCACCGGAGAGCTATCCGCGTCAGCCAGGAATCCGACCAGTCGGGCCGCCTTGGAGGTCGCATCCAGCGGGCTTGGCGCATCGCCAAAGATGAAGATACGCCAGCGGCCATCTGCCTTGTTCAGGTGCCCCAGCTGTACCGGGCAACCATCCGCCACGCGCACGGCTTGGGCGGAATGGAAACGCTGCCCGATCGGGAGTCCGCCCGCCAGCGCCAGGCCCGCCGGGCCACAACCGACGATCAGCACATACTTCTTTCGGCAGGTCGACCATCGGCGGCGGAGATGCGGGTTCGCGCGTCTCATCGGCAATCTGGTAATTGCCGGGTTTGAAACCGTTCAGATGGTACTGCATGAGCAGCCTCCTTTTGCCGTGGCCTCGCGGCCGCCGCACCGGCCGGTCGGATGCTCTTCGTCAGCGAGCAGGTGGTTGCCGCTGCTACGGAATTGATCGGGGTGCATGTTTTCGGGGGGCATGGCAGCTCCGTTATCTCTCATTATTGGAGGCACCATGGTAGAGCACGGTGGTGAGCTACTGAATGCAGCTTTCGCCGTTAAGCTTGGACTTTTCGCAAGGCTCTGCCACAATCACCCGCCGTGACAAGTAGGCGCTCGGTGGCATGCCGACATGGCGGCTGAAAAATCGTGAAAAGTAGGCCGGGTCGCGAAAACCCAGGGCGAAGCATATCTGGTTGACCGACTGACCGCTGTGCAACAGAAGGCGCTTGGCCTCCTGCAACTGGCGCTCGAAGATCAGATGCTTGGACGATATGCCAGCCAGGCGTCGACAGATCAGATTGAGCCGCGCCGTGGTCAGACCCAACTCGCCAGCATAGCGTTGCAGTGGCCAGTGCTCGGCATAGCGGGCCTCCACCAACTGGTTGAAACGGTGAAACTGCAGCAGGTCATGAGCCGGTATGGGGCTGTCGCGCTGTGTCTGCTCGACCAGGTGCAGCAGGTTGGCCAGGATCAGTCGCAGCAGAGCCAGCAGGTTGGCCCCGCGACCATCGCGTTGGCAGGCAAATTCGTCGGCTACCTGATGGAACAAAGGCGCCAGGTGCCCGGCGACGCGGGCTGCCTCGTCCCGTTGCTCGCCCAGACTGACGCACAACGGCTGGTTCAGCCGGGGAGACAGAGCGGCTTCGCTCTCGAACAGCTTCCACACCAGTTGCTGGCGCACGGTGATGACCTGGCCTTCGCTGGCTGCATCGGTGACGAAAGCATGGGGCACGCCGGGCGGGGTCAAGAAACACAGTGGACCTTCCAAGCGATATTGACGGTCGTCCAGGTAGAGGTGGACATGGCCGTTGTGGATGTAATGAAAAGGGCGGAACGACTGATACGACAGGGATGGACGCCGCCCGAAGCAAGTCGCAGAATCAGGGTCTCGGAAACCGCTGCAAGGCTGCGCCATGAATCTGAATCTGCTGATCGAACGCCGCAATCACGACCTGGGCGGCGGCTTCCTGGTGGGACGGTTGCTGCCGCACGCCAGACGCCGTATGGTGGGGCCTTTCACCTTTTTCGACCACATGGGGCCGCTGGACGTGAAGGCCGGCGCCGACCGCGCCATCGATGTCCGGCCCCACCCCCACATCGGTCTGTCCACCGTCACCTATCTGTACAGCGGCGCCATCACGCACCGCGACAGCCTGGGCTCGCATCAGGAGATCCTGCCCGGCGAGGTCAACTGGATGACCGCGGGACGCGGCATCACCCACAGCGAACGGCTGGAGGCCGCCCGCCGGCGCGGCGCCGTCATGCACGGCGTCCAGGCCTGGGTCGCCCTGCCAAAGGAACAGGAAGACATGGCGCCGGCCTTCTTTCATCACCAGGGACCCGACGACCTGCCGGAATTCCACGAAGACGGCATTACGGGCCGCCTGATCGCCGGCACCATCGATGGGGTCAGCGCCCGCACGCCGACGTACTCGCCGCTGTTCTATCTGCACTGGAAGATGGACGCGGGCGCGCGCCGCAGCCTGGGCACCCAATACCCCGAACGGGCGATCTACGTCGCCATGGGCCAGATCGAAGTGGGAGGACAGCGGGTATCCGCCGGTCAGATGGCCGTGCTGGACCCAGGCCACACGATCCAGGTGGCGGCCCGGCAGCCTTCGACCGTAATGCTGCTGGGCGGGGAACCGATCGGCGAACGCTTCATGTTCTGGAACTTCGTGTCATCGTCCAAGGCCCGGATCGAGCAGGCCTGCGAGGACTGGCGCACCCTGCGCATGCCGCTTCCGGTCGGCGACGACCAGGAATTCATCCCCTTGCCCGAGCGACGCAAGGGATGACTTGTTCAGCGCATCCCAGGGAAACCGGCTGACTGATAAAATCATCGCCTTGCAAATTTTCTCACTCACTGAAGGCCAGGACGTTCTTCATGCAGAAAACCATTCAGGACCTTATCGAATCCGCCTGGGAAGACCGGGCTTCGCTGCGCGCTGACCAGGCGCCGTCCGAACTGGCCCAGGCTATCGACCAGACGCTGGCCGGCCTGGACAACGGCACGCTGCGGGTCGCGGAAAAAATCGACAACCAGTGGCAGGTCCATCAATGGATCAAGAAAGCCGTGCTGCTGTCCTTTCGTCTGTCGGACAACCGCATCATGGGCCAGGCGCCGCAGCTCTACTATGACAAGGTTCCGCTGAAATTCCAGGACTATTCCCTGGCCGACTTCCAGCAGGGCGGCTTCCGGGTCGTCCCGACGGCCACGGTACGCCGCGGCGCCTACATCGCCCCGAACGTCGTGCTGATGCCCTCGTACGTGAACATCGGCGCCCATGTGGGCGAAGGCACGATGGTCGACACCTGGGCCACGGTCGGTTCCTGCGCCCAGATCGGGCGCAACGTGCACCTGTCGGGCGGGGTGGGCATCGGCGGGGTGCTCGAACCGCTGCAGGCCGGCCCCACCATCATC
Protein-coding regions in this window:
- the hpaA gene encoding 4-hydroxyphenylacetate catabolism regulatory protein HpaA; amino-acid sequence: MAQPCSGFRDPDSATCFGRRPSLSYQSFRPFHYIHNGHVHLYLDDRQYRLEGPLCFLTPPGVPHAFVTDAASEGQVITVRQQLVWKLFESEAALSPRLNQPLCVSLGEQRDEAARVAGHLAPLFHQVADEFACQRDGRGANLLALLRLILANLLHLVEQTQRDSPIPAHDLLQFHRFNQLVEARYAEHWPLQRYAGELGLTTARLNLICRRLAGISSKHLIFERQLQEAKRLLLHSGQSVNQICFALGFRDPAYFSRFFSRHVGMPPSAYLSRRVIVAEPCEKSKLNGESCIQ
- a CDS encoding pirin family protein, which codes for MNLNLLIERRNHDLGGGFLVGRLLPHARRRMVGPFTFFDHMGPLDVKAGADRAIDVRPHPHIGLSTVTYLYSGAITHRDSLGSHQEILPGEVNWMTAGRGITHSERLEAARRRGAVMHGVQAWVALPKEQEDMAPAFFHHQGPDDLPEFHEDGITGRLIAGTIDGVSARTPTYSPLFYLHWKMDAGARRSLGTQYPERAIYVAMGQIEVGGQRVSAGQMAVLDPGHTIQVAARQPSTVMLLGGEPIGERFMFWNFVSSSKARIEQACEDWRTLRMPLPVGDDQEFIPLPERRKG
- the dapD gene encoding 2,3,4,5-tetrahydropyridine-2,6-dicarboxylate N-succinyltransferase codes for the protein MQKTIQDLIESAWEDRASLRADQAPSELAQAIDQTLAGLDNGTLRVAEKIDNQWQVHQWIKKAVLLSFRLSDNRIMGQAPQLYYDKVPLKFQDYSLADFQQGGFRVVPTATVRRGAYIAPNVVLMPSYVNIGAHVGEGTMVDTWATVGSCAQIGRNVHLSGGVGIGGVLEPLQAGPTIIEDNCFIGARSEIVEGVVIEENSVLAMGVFISQSTKIYDRATGEVHYGRVPAGSVVVPGSLPAADGSHSLACAVIVKRVDAQTRSKTSINDLLRA